One genomic region from Capra hircus breed San Clemente chromosome 18, ASM170441v1, whole genome shotgun sequence encodes:
- the CES4A gene encoding carboxylesterase 4A isoform X4 — protein sequence MIWFPGGAFLVGSASTYDGSELAAREKVVVVVLQHRLGILGFFSTGDSQARGNWALLDQIAALRWVQKNIEAFGGDPGCVTLFGQSSGAMCISGLMTSPLARGLFHRAISQSGTAVFQIFITPDPLKVAKKIAQLAGCNHNSTKILVDCLRTLSGAEVMRVSQKMRFFKLHSQEDPQKIVWFMSPVVDGVVFQDNPIVLLTQGQVAPVPYLLGVNSLEFNWLLPFIMKFPMSHLRKETISKLLWSTSTLLNVTKEQLPLVMEEYLSDVDGHDQKMLQERVMDLAEDATFVYSTLQAARYHRNAGFPVYLYEFEHYAPGTIVKPRTDGADHGDEIGFIFGSPFSKGHSSSKEKALSLQMMKYWANFARSGNPNGGKLPYWPRYNEDEKYLQLDLTTRVGVMLKEEKMAFWKKLHQN from the exons ATGATCTGGTTCCCAGGAGGCGCCTTCCTCGTGGGTTCCGCTTCCACGTACGATGGCTCCGAATTGGCTGCCCGGGAGAAAGTGGTGGTCGTGGTTCTGCAGCACAGGCTCGGCATCTTGGGCTTCTTCAG CACTGGGGACAGCCAAGCGCGGGGGAACTGGGCGCTGCTGGACCAGATTGCGGCTCTGCGCTGGGTGCAGAAGAACATCGAAGCCTTCGGCGGAGACCCAGGCTGCGTGACTTTATTCGGCCAGTCATCAGGGGCCATGTGCATCTCGGGATTG atgacatcacccctAGCCCGGGGTCTCTTCCATCGGGCCATTTCCCAGAGTGGCACTGCAGTATTCCAGATCTTCATCACTCCTGATCCACTGAAGGTGGCCAAG AAGATTGCCcagctggcaggctgcaatcaCAACAGCACAAAGATTCTGGTAGACTGCCTGAGAACACTATCAGGGGCTGAGGTGATGCGTGTTTCCCAGAAGATG AGATTCTTCAAACTGCACTCCCAGGAAGACCCTCAAAAG ATTGTGTGGTTCATGAGCCCCGTGGTGGACGGTGTAGTGTTCCAAGACAACCCTATTGTGCTCCTGACTCAGGGGCAGGTTGCACCTGTGCCTTACCTTTTGGGTGTCAACAGTCTGGAGTTCAACTGGCTCTTGCCTTTT ATCATGAAGTTTCCGATGAGCCATCTGAGGAAAGAAACCATCAGCAAGCTGCTCTGGAGTACCAGCACCCTGTTG AATGTCACCAAGGAGCAGTTGCCACTGGTGATGGAAGAGTACCTGAGTGATGTGGATGGTCATGACCAGAAGATGCTACAGGAACGTGTGATGGACCTAGCTGAGGATGCTACCTTTGTGTACTCCACACTGCAGGCTGCCCGCTACCACCGCA ATGCTGGCTTCCCTGTCTACCTGTACGAGTTTGAGCACTATGCTCCTGGCACTATCGTAAAACCCCGCACTGATGGGGCAGACCATGGAGATGAGATCGGCTTCATCTTCGGAAGTCCCTTCTCCAAAG GCCATTCCTCAAGCAAGGAAAAGGCACTGAGTCTCCAGATGATGAAATACTGGGCCAACTTTGCTCGCTCAGG AAACCCCAATGGTGGGAAGCTGCCCTACTGGCCACGCTACAACGAGGATGAGAAGTACCTGCAGCTGGATTTAACCACAAGGGTGGGTGTGATGCTCAAGGAGGAGAAGATGGCGTTTTGGAAGAAGCTGCACCAGAATTAA